In Magnolia sinica isolate HGM2019 chromosome 12, MsV1, whole genome shotgun sequence, a single genomic region encodes these proteins:
- the LOC131221789 gene encoding acid phosphatase 1-like has protein sequence MGNLRVHGISCTSWRLAVETNNIGHWITVPQSCKDFVGHYMLGHLYHGDSNVVADTPATYAVNLMLGGDGKEIWVFDVDETMLSNVLYYAQQGFGAEPYDNSLFHDNGDDGGMV, from the coding sequence ATGGGGAATCTCCGTGTCCATGGGATCTCATGCACGAGCTGGAGGCTAGCGGTGGAGACTAACAATATCGGCCATTGGATAACGGTCCCGCAATCTTGTAAGGACTTCGTGGGCCACTACATGTTGGGTCATCTATACCATGGGGACTCCAACGTGGTTGCTGACACCCCAGCGACCTACGCTGTTAATCTTATGCTGGGAGGTGATGGAAAGGAGATATGGGTATTCGACGTTGATGAAACCATGCTCTCTAACGTACTGTACTATGCTCAACAAGGATTTGGGGCAGAGCCATACGATAATTCCTTATTCCATGATAATGGTGATGATGGTGGGATGGtctaa